A genomic window from Hyla sarda isolate aHylSar1 chromosome 10, aHylSar1.hap1, whole genome shotgun sequence includes:
- the LOC130294678 gene encoding B-cell receptor CD22-like, whose product MDAVKPVYLLLICQGFYLGSVGQYWTIPSTITALIGSCVEIPCTFHPDGTSGPSSTVWYSYYTGLQILEEYRARTSLIPGNNSCTLRIDPVRKEDGKEYYFPGIAEDKYINAYEKQSQSVYLLVTDKVNIQLHGSGTMTEGEASTIRCSADHTCGSSPPTIQWNKPGRVTEESVDITSGYWREESELTYIPSYVDDRRPLQCTATYPNGKKTERSITLNIYYPPKNVTVTAIGKDEVIEGSDVTLQCNSVSKPDVYKYEWYKGKKKTRLQYTGREITVRKVTGNMEPYSCAAINTVGRGESALMEIPVPYAAIGVHITVKNESKFTELTCDFLSSRPDVSHYTWMKDGSLLHNKTGKTLTVNVNEENNGQYSCIAHNTAGNSSSEVIHIKRESMDLPLILGSVAGVFFLLFFILVIFFCLRGKKKSAPPTSPIHGTLPAKISYDNMMTEEESEYGNIQSNHQTQPFSMTSGSSVDVEGEEHCGVYNNNDPEKPSEEVEYSVISHRRQDKEPLTSARAGHAEDVEYATLRR is encoded by the exons ATGGACGCTGTGAAGCCGgtttatcttctcctcatctgtCAAG GCTTCTATCTGGGATCTGTAGGTCAATATTGGACGATCCCTTCTACAATCACTGCTCTGATTGGctcctgtgtggagattcctTGTACGTTTCATCCTGATGGGACCTCAGGACCGTCCAGCACTGTATGGTATTCGTATTATACAGGTCTACAGATACTGGAGGAATACAGAGCTAGAACCTCACTGATACCAGGGAATAACAGCTGTACCCTGAGGATAGACCCTGTGAGGAAAGAAGATGGAAAAGAATATTATTTTCCAGGGATCGcagaagataaatatataaatgcatATGAGAAACAATCTCAATCTGTATATCTCCTCGTCACAG ATAAAGTGAACATTCAGCTTCATGGATCTGGAACAATGACTGAAGGAGAAGCCTCCACTatacgatgttctgcagatcacaCATGTGGCTCCAGTCCTCCTACTATACAATGGAACAAACCTGGACGAGTTACAGAGGAGTCAGTGGACATTACTTCAGGATACTGGAGAGAAGAATCAGAACTCACCTATATCCCTTCATATGTGGATGATCGGCGTCCTCTTCAGTGCACGGCAACATATCCTAATGGAAAAAAAACGGAGAGATCAATAACACTGAACATCTACT atccaccaaaaaatgtgacTGTCACCGCTATTGGGAAGGATGAAGTAATAGAGGGAAGTGATGTGACTTTACAATGTAACAGCGTCTCCAAACCTGATGTATATAAGTATGAATGGTACAAAGGGAAAAAGAAAACCAGATTACAGTATACAGGACGGGAGATCACAGTGAGGAAAGTGACCGGGAACATGGAGCCCTATTCCTGTGCTGCTATAAATACAGTGGGGAGAGGAGAATCAGCCCTGATGGAGATACCGGTACCGT ACGCAGCAATTGGAGTCCATATCACAGTGAAGAATGAAAGTAAATTCAccgaattgacatgtgattttctaaGCAGCCGACCGGATGTATCTCACTACACCTGGATGAAGGACGGATCTTTATTACACAATAAGACGGGGAAGACTCTGACTGTAAATGTCAATGAAGAGAACAATGGGCAGTATTCATGTATCGCTCATAACACGGCTGGGAATTCCTCCTCTGAGGTGATCCACATAAAAC GGGAGTCAATGGATTTGCCTCTGATTTTGGGATCGGTCGCTGGAGTTTTctttctgcttttttttattctggtCATCTTCTTTTGCCTAAG aggAAAGAAGAAGTCTGCTCCCCCAACTTCTCCAATTCATGGGACATTACCTGCCAAGATTTCTTATGAT AACATGATGACTGAAGAAGAAAGTGAATATGGAAATATTCAGAGCAATCACCAAACTCAACCATTTTCCATGACATCGGG GTCTTCCGTGGATGTGGAAGGTGAAGAACACTGCGGGGTTTACAACAACAATGAT CCCGAGAAACCATCGGAGGAAGTTGAATATTCAGTTATCTCACATAGACGACAGGACAAGGAGCCTCTAACCTCCGCCAGGGCCGGCCACGCAGAAGATGTGGAATACGCAACTTTGAGACGTTAA